Part of the Thiovulum sp. ES genome is shown below.
TAACAAATTTTTCTCCGTCAAGCTCTTTTATTGAATTTAATTTGTCAAGATGTCGTTTGAACTTCGCTTTTTCATTATTTACATTTATATTTTTTACAGGAATTGATCTCGAAGAGATGAAAGGTGTTCTGAATCCGTAATATTTAAAAGTCGCTTTTTGCTTAAAATAAATATCGTGATATTCGTGTTCATCTTTTTTCTGAAAGAGAAGTGCGAATTTAAAAACTCCGATTTCCAGTTTTTCCTCCAAGTTATCACTTGAAAACTTTTTGTAAGCATTTCTCATTTTTTCTAAAAGAGTCAAGCCTTCGGGAGCAAAACTTTTCATCGAATATTTGCTTCCCCATGGCATGTCTTCATCTTCTTCGTTATCATCATTATTGTGAATTTTTTTCAAATCAAGAGAAGGTTTTTTCAAATTGTTTTTTTCAGCAGTAACTTTTAACTTAAGAGGAATCTCTTTTTCTAAAATTTTCGCTTCATCTTCAGATTTTAGATAAATTGTTAAGTGGAGGTGCGGAATATTACTTATTGTTAATTCGATTGAGCCAAAATGCGGAATTGCTCTTTTTGTCAAACTCCCAACAACATCTTTTACAAAATCTTTGTTGGTTGTCGGCATGACCGTTAAAAGATACGGTGTGTATCCATTGATTTTTGAAATTTTGCCAATCTCATTTGCTTTTTTTTCTCTATCATAATTAACTTTCATAAGATAATTTTCTTGTGTAGATAATTCTGAATTTTCTCGATATATCTTCTGTTTCCAGAAAGAGAACTTT
Proteins encoded:
- a CDS encoding hypothetical protein (IMG reference gene:2508610884_SP), whose translation is KFSFWKQKIYRENSELSTQENYLMKVNYDREKKANEIGKISKINGYTPYLLTVMPTTNKDFVKDVVGSLTKRAIPHFGSIELTISNIPHLHLTIYLKSEDEAKILEKEIPLKLKVTAEKNNLKKPSLDLKKIHNNDDNEEDEDMPWGSKYSMKSFAPEGLTLLEKMRNAYKKFSSDNLEEKLEIGVFKFALLFQKKDEHEYHDIYFKQKATFKYYGFRTPFISSRSIPVKNINVNNEKAKFKRHLDKLNSIKELDGEKFVIEIPDLEKSKQQKIRQYLSRRKVKFSWKIELINREAVFKIAINVDKFWRKSLFDTVPKEILKIKEIAKYNIRIIEDGLKKWIANVKKSLRSLQKKDPIFIANYSRKVGNLKQYALDFPKIFKME